A genomic segment from Thermoplasmataceae archaeon encodes:
- a CDS encoding Xaa-Pro peptidase family protein: MVATSEFAERLKKLQKMVDGNILLTSSKNIFYFSGFIAEGFERLIALVVDESGPVLIVPALHKDEASELESGIDVVSWDDSQNPVEILLSYLRGSRYTHVEGDLKAGLYVGIPGTKKFLDQEVESLRSVKSEGEIASMKKAAEIAEKSFEQTIQNLKEGITEQHVASILEQAFRENGSQSPAFQAIVSFGANGADPHHLPNNTRLKRGEGAVIDFGCVYDHYCSDTTRTVFFGKPSPEFERIYNIVLEAQETGCSSLKPGKTGAQIDGIVREIITRAGYGERFIHRTGHGIGLDVHESPYVDQKNKIGFQPGNCVTIEPGIYITGKFGIRIEDFLLVKNNGSRNFNDLSKELTTI, from the coding sequence ATGGTAGCGACCTCAGAATTCGCTGAAAGATTGAAAAAGCTCCAGAAAATGGTCGATGGAAATATTTTGCTTACATCAAGCAAGAACATATTCTATTTCTCTGGCTTCATTGCCGAAGGCTTCGAGAGGTTGATCGCCCTTGTGGTGGATGAGAGTGGCCCCGTGCTTATCGTGCCGGCGCTGCACAAGGATGAGGCGTCTGAACTAGAAAGTGGAATTGATGTGGTCTCGTGGGATGATTCTCAGAACCCTGTGGAAATTCTTCTTTCATACCTGCGCGGTTCAAGATATACTCATGTTGAAGGGGATCTTAAGGCTGGTCTTTATGTCGGCATACCCGGGACCAAAAAATTTCTTGATCAGGAAGTCGAATCGCTGAGGTCCGTGAAGAGTGAGGGTGAAATCGCTTCAATGAAGAAAGCTGCTGAAATCGCGGAAAAATCATTCGAGCAGACCATCCAGAACCTGAAGGAGGGGATTACCGAGCAGCATGTCGCCTCCATTCTTGAACAGGCATTCAGGGAGAACGGATCTCAATCTCCGGCCTTTCAAGCTATAGTTTCCTTTGGAGCTAATGGTGCTGATCCGCATCACTTACCTAATAATACACGCCTCAAACGTGGAGAGGGGGCTGTGATTGATTTTGGTTGCGTTTATGATCATTACTGTTCCGACACCACCCGTACCGTCTTTTTTGGCAAGCCTTCACCAGAATTTGAAAGAATTTACAATATTGTATTGGAAGCACAGGAGACGGGTTGCTCTTCACTAAAACCGGGTAAAACCGGTGCACAAATCGATGGAATTGTACGCGAAATAATCACCAGGGCGGGTTATGGTGAGAGATTCATACACCGTACGGGACATGGGATTGGCCTCGATGTCCACGAGAGCCCATACGTTGATCAGAAAAATAAAATCGGGTTTCAACCGGGCAATTGCGTCACAATTGAGCCTGGGATATACATCACAGGGAAATTCGGTATCAGAATAGAAGATTTTCTGTTAGTCAAGAACAACGGATCTAGAAATTTCAATGACCTTTCCAAAGAACTGACGACCATCTGA
- a CDS encoding 4Fe-4S dicluster domain-containing protein produces the protein MSEVAVLNPFAIWHGVPRSGIHWEPSIDVDRCTGCGLCVVTCGEKRNVFGYDFERKKAVVMYPENCMVGCNNCTVSCLWGAITHPDVSEVRELSKKLPMDLLKKELNKKLEANPGLLA, from the coding sequence ATGAGTGAAGTTGCTGTGCTTAACCCTTTTGCCATATGGCATGGTGTCCCCAGGTCTGGTATTCATTGGGAACCAAGCATTGACGTAGACAGGTGCACTGGCTGCGGTCTGTGCGTTGTTACCTGTGGAGAAAAGAGAAACGTTTTCGGATACGATTTTGAGAGAAAAAAGGCTGTGGTTATGTATCCTGAAAACTGCATGGTTGGGTGCAACAATTGTACCGTGAGTTGCCTATGGGGTGCCATAACACATCCTGATGTTTCGGAGGTAAGGGAGCTGTCAAAGAAACTTCCAATGGATTTATTGAAGAAAGAACTTAATAAAAAACTGGAGGCTAATCCGGGACTTCTTGCCTGA
- a CDS encoding DsrE family protein, with protein sequence MAGKIAIVINSGLDQRAKVMSGLHVAKRIHDAREENNIENVEVFLFTGGVRAMESGKDNSEILEAIKGLREAGITLEACSNQVRNWNLEDIFSKNGINLEFARDAFSRYAVEGYTVISF encoded by the coding sequence ATGGCTGGTAAAATAGCAATTGTAATAAATTCAGGGTTGGATCAGCGCGCAAAGGTTATGTCTGGCCTGCATGTGGCTAAGCGGATACATGATGCTAGGGAGGAGAATAATATTGAAAACGTCGAAGTTTTCCTTTTCACGGGCGGAGTAAGAGCAATGGAATCCGGCAAGGACAATAGCGAGATATTAGAAGCAATTAAGGGACTTCGGGAAGCGGGAATCACGCTGGAAGCTTGCTCAAACCAAGTTAGAAATTGGAACTTGGAGGATATTTTCTCTAAAAATGGCATAAATCTTGAATTTGCGAGGGACGCATTTTCAAGGTACGCAGTAGAGGGATATACCGTAATTTCATTTTAA
- a CDS encoding formylmethanofuran dehydrogenase subunit E family protein — protein MKDGNLPVFRVLDTESSHGRYSRKYKEIRFVDLVKFHGHACDGLYRGSYALSVAFDALFPNGIIDRTDLRAVSRNSPCLGDAATYLTGARIRFGTQNVKNTPGVWYIIQRISTGEAVKVSEESGFFPGEILNMEATLLSTPADRLAKGVNQLRKMQEKWVKNVLLTTKPHEHYYVTAIDYMWEEVQFNNKGIRTDIIFKDVL, from the coding sequence TTGAAAGATGGAAATCTTCCAGTATTTCGAGTGCTTGATACTGAATCCAGCCATGGAAGGTACTCTCGTAAATACAAGGAGATAAGGTTTGTTGATCTGGTGAAATTCCATGGACATGCGTGCGATGGACTTTACAGGGGCAGTTATGCTCTTTCAGTGGCATTTGATGCACTCTTCCCAAATGGAATAATTGACCGAACAGACCTTAGGGCAGTATCTAGAAACAGTCCTTGTCTCGGCGACGCTGCCACTTATCTTACAGGAGCACGCATTCGTTTTGGAACCCAGAATGTGAAGAATACGCCAGGTGTGTGGTATATAATCCAGCGTATATCTACCGGTGAGGCTGTAAAAGTATCCGAAGAAAGCGGATTTTTTCCTGGTGAGATCTTAAATATGGAGGCTACTCTTCTTTCAACGCCGGCAGATCGGCTCGCGAAGGGAGTTAATCAACTGAGAAAAATGCAGGAAAAATGGGTAAAAAATGTACTCTTAACCACTAAACCTCACGAACATTATTACGTGACGGCCATAGATTATATGTGGGAAGAAGTACAGTTTAATAATAAGGGGATTCGCACTGACATTATATTTAAGGACGTGTTATAA
- a CDS encoding metalloregulator ArsR/SmtB family transcription factor: MTQTLKEQSIESVAGIMKAMGDKNRLHILSLLRERELCVCELTNICHLSQSNVSQHLAKLKSNGLVKERRNAQWVYYSLCDDRFPLIVEILKLLPETAEDLSKLENSRNHPACSL, encoded by the coding sequence ATGACGCAGACATTGAAAGAACAAAGCATAGAATCAGTTGCCGGAATTATGAAGGCTATGGGAGATAAAAATCGTCTTCATATTCTTTCACTTTTGAGGGAGAGAGAACTCTGTGTATGCGAGCTCACTAACATATGCCATCTCTCACAATCTAATGTTTCCCAGCATCTTGCTAAGCTGAAGTCGAATGGGCTCGTAAAGGAAAGAAGAAACGCTCAATGGGTATACTACTCACTCTGTGATGACAGATTCCCGTTAATTGTTGAAATTCTTAAGCTTCTCCCAGAAACCGCAGAAGACCTTTCAAAACTAGAGAATTCAAGAAATCATCCGGCGTGCAGTCTATAA
- a CDS encoding preprotein translocase subunit Sec61beta: MADKKNEGFQSGAGLIRYFDEEEITGPALDPKLVIYIGIAIAVIVELAKIFWPA, encoded by the coding sequence ATGGCGGACAAGAAGAACGAGGGATTTCAGTCTGGAGCCGGACTGATCAGGTATTTTGATGAGGAAGAAATTACAGGTCCTGCCCTTGATCCAAAGCTTGTGATATACATAGGTATAGCCATTGCAGTTATCGTCGAACTTGCTAAAATTTTCTGGCCTGCGTGA
- a CDS encoding S26 family signal peptidase — MKKSDKIWITITAVILVTLIGVTVYSGVWPPVSVVESSSMQHSSYWTPNGVYTGDIVFIKKVTSPTNQIVTYLDGSETGYSTYGEYGSVILYRSTNGNTIIHRAMFYLTWNGNSPVVEGYTNQSWITVTQNYVRLDNVGYSHRNLVVEISGMVGESGYITVGDYNLGSATRSEFNGALNGYIVADQNVGITSEPVKYSQIMGVAFGEIPWFGLIKLNFLRAYGEWQYYNDVPQNSYLYLGISIAVIIAAIGIPVGYLEWKKRRNWKH, encoded by the coding sequence TTGAAGAAATCGGACAAGATATGGATAACTATCACCGCTGTCATTCTGGTAACGTTGATAGGTGTTACAGTTTACTCCGGCGTTTGGCCCCCCGTAAGCGTGGTGGAATCAAGCAGTATGCAGCATTCTTCATACTGGACGCCAAACGGCGTATACACTGGAGACATTGTTTTCATTAAGAAAGTGACATCGCCGACTAACCAAATCGTTACGTACCTAGATGGGTCTGAAACAGGATATTCAACATATGGAGAATATGGAAGCGTCATACTCTACAGGTCAACCAATGGAAATACGATCATACACCGTGCGATGTTTTACCTCACCTGGAACGGAAATTCCCCAGTGGTTGAAGGATACACAAACCAGTCCTGGATTACTGTAACGCAGAATTACGTGAGGCTAGACAATGTGGGATACTCCCATAGAAATCTGGTGGTTGAGATCAGCGGAATGGTAGGGGAGAGCGGGTACATTACCGTTGGAGATTACAACTTGGGCTCAGCAACTAGATCAGAATTCAACGGCGCCCTGAATGGGTACATTGTCGCGGACCAGAATGTAGGTATAACAAGTGAACCGGTGAAGTATTCCCAGATCATGGGGGTGGCTTTTGGCGAAATACCCTGGTTCGGTCTGATAAAACTTAACTTCCTGAGAGCCTATGGGGAATGGCAGTATTATAATGACGTCCCCCAGAATAGCTATTTGTATCTTGGGATCTCCATCGCAGTCATCATTGCGGCGATAGGTATTCCTGTTGGTTACCTGGAATGGAAGAAAAGAAGAAACTGGAAACACTAA